In the genome of Nocardia terpenica, one region contains:
- a CDS encoding VC0807 family protein: MTDDDRTTDDMTTDNPAGGTAPTLGADNPPPPEHTGGRLTLIIALFDLLVPLVLYYVLRGVGYSEITSLIATSIPPIISYIIQAVVLKKKDGFAVLILVFLIISILLALTTKDARALLTRDAWMTSFGGIYFLASVRWAKRPTAFSIARPLLEGRYGKPGMMNWDTIWENYPAFRRIWTTITVIWGVGLLVDAAIRIVLAYTLPVDVVVGTNSSQYFAWFFVMQVITNVYLRRGRKKLPPEFEFQRRRRAAAAS; the protein is encoded by the coding sequence ATGACCGACGACGACAGGACCACCGACGACATGACTACCGACAACCCCGCGGGCGGCACCGCGCCTACGCTCGGAGCCGACAACCCGCCGCCGCCCGAGCACACCGGTGGCCGGCTCACCCTGATCATCGCCCTGTTCGATCTGCTGGTGCCGCTGGTGCTGTACTACGTGCTGCGCGGTGTCGGCTACAGCGAGATCACCTCGCTGATCGCCACGTCCATCCCGCCGATCATCAGCTACATCATCCAGGCCGTCGTGCTGAAGAAGAAGGACGGTTTCGCCGTCCTCATCCTGGTCTTCCTCATCATCAGCATCCTGCTCGCGCTGACCACCAAGGACGCGCGGGCGCTGCTCACCCGAGACGCCTGGATGACCAGCTTCGGCGGCATCTACTTCCTGGCCTCGGTGCGCTGGGCGAAACGGCCGACCGCGTTCTCCATCGCCCGGCCACTGCTCGAGGGCCGCTACGGCAAGCCCGGCATGATGAACTGGGACACCATCTGGGAGAACTACCCGGCGTTCCGGCGGATCTGGACCACGATCACCGTGATCTGGGGTGTCGGCCTGCTGGTCGACGCCGCCATCCGCATCGTGCTCGCCTACACCCTGCCCGTCGACGTGGTGGTCGGCACCAACAGCAGCCAGTACTTCGCCTGGTTCTTCGTCATGCAGGTCATCACCAATGTCTATCTTCGCCGGGGGCGCAAGAAGCTGCCCCCGGAGTTCGAATTCCAGCGCCGCCGCCGCGCCGCCGCGGCCTCCTGA
- a CDS encoding glycosyltransferase family 39 protein: protein MMTSLDRELLMVRREVRARRTSPVAWLPVAVVAAGLIALLLVFANEYGYAPDELYFRLLGKRGLAWGYVDQPPLLPMVVRAATAVFGDSVWGIRVPAMLCAAAVTMLGAVMAAELGGTRRAQTLTAFAVGTSALVLNFGHYIVTNSLDTVAWAAVLVCVLRALLREQGVWWCWAGLVVGVALYAKYIVLLLVAALLLGLVLAGPRKVFADRWLYAGAGLGLVIGSPNLIYQATHDFPQLHMAQALGSTDGTAYRAMFVTNLVLLLGPLLFVLCMIGLVQLFRVPEWKPVRALGIGYVVAAAASYLVDGGRPDYTGGLLIALLAVGCVVADRWVGVRTLRLVTLVLALVLGAALQVVLSLPVIPRSEFHKFQRAGRSLQDVGWQQLAAQAEAAYRALPDADRADAVLLTQNFAEAGALDRYGHGLPAIYSGHNGLYEWGAPPDSAGVVVAIGVDPARLAADFGSCRTVDTVDNRLGIDNPEQGRPIIVCRDREKPWAALWPGYRHLSAYP from the coding sequence ATGATGACGTCCCTCGACAGGGAATTACTGATGGTCCGCCGCGAGGTGCGGGCGCGGCGGACCTCCCCGGTGGCGTGGTTGCCGGTCGCGGTGGTGGCGGCCGGGTTGATCGCGTTGCTGCTCGTGTTCGCGAACGAATACGGTTACGCCCCCGACGAATTGTATTTCCGCCTGCTCGGAAAGCGCGGTCTCGCCTGGGGATACGTGGACCAGCCGCCGCTTTTGCCCATGGTGGTGCGCGCCGCGACGGCCGTCTTCGGCGACAGCGTCTGGGGAATCCGGGTGCCCGCGATGCTGTGCGCGGCCGCGGTCACCATGCTCGGCGCGGTCATGGCCGCCGAACTGGGCGGGACCCGGCGCGCGCAGACACTGACCGCGTTCGCCGTCGGGACCTCCGCGCTGGTGCTGAACTTCGGCCACTACATCGTCACCAACAGCCTCGACACCGTGGCGTGGGCCGCGGTGCTGGTCTGCGTGCTCCGCGCGCTGCTGCGGGAGCAGGGCGTGTGGTGGTGCTGGGCGGGTCTGGTGGTCGGGGTCGCGCTGTACGCGAAATACATTGTGCTGCTTCTGGTTGCGGCGTTGCTGCTGGGCCTGGTACTGGCCGGGCCGCGGAAGGTGTTCGCGGACCGGTGGTTGTACGCGGGCGCCGGGCTGGGCCTGGTCATCGGCTCGCCGAATCTGATTTACCAAGCGACACACGACTTTCCGCAGCTGCACATGGCGCAGGCGCTGGGCAGCACGGACGGCACGGCCTACCGCGCCATGTTCGTCACCAACCTGGTGCTGCTGCTGGGTCCCCTCCTGTTCGTGCTCTGCATGATCGGGCTGGTCCAGCTGTTCCGGGTGCCGGAGTGGAAACCCGTGCGGGCGTTGGGCATCGGCTACGTGGTCGCCGCCGCGGCGTCGTATCTCGTCGACGGCGGGCGGCCCGACTACACCGGCGGCCTGCTGATCGCGCTGCTGGCCGTCGGCTGCGTGGTCGCCGACCGCTGGGTGGGAGTGCGCACCCTGCGCCTGGTGACGCTGGTGCTCGCCCTGGTGCTGGGGGCCGCGCTGCAGGTGGTGCTGTCGCTGCCGGTGATCCCGCGCAGCGAGTTCCACAAATTCCAGCGCGCGGGCCGGTCGCTGCAGGATGTCGGCTGGCAGCAGCTGGCCGCGCAGGCCGAGGCGGCCTACCGGGCACTGCCGGACGCGGACCGCGCCGACGCGGTGTTGCTGACCCAGAACTTCGCCGAGGCGGGCGCCCTGGACCGGTACGGCCACGGCCTGCCCGCGATCTACAGCGGGCACAACGGGTTGTACGAGTGGGGCGCCCCGCCGGACTCGGCGGGCGTGGTGGTCGCGATCGGCGTCGACCCGGCGCGGCTCGCCGCCGACTTCGGCTCGTGCCGAACGGTGGACACCGTCGACAACCGGCTGGGCATCGACAATCCCGAACAGGGCCGACCGATCATCGTCTGCCGCGACCGCGAAAAGCCGTGGGCCGCACTGTGGCCCGGCTACCGGCACCTCAGCGCCTACCCGTGA
- a CDS encoding HAD family hydrolase, with amino-acid sequence MGTTYQLFVFDFDGTLADSGECVVASFAGSLERNGLPPVEPRRIVENMGRSLPEVFRDLTGGIHDDARYERLVADYRDLYWKFLPEKTRAFPGIRDALEQVTTAGAECTVATSKNTEFAVVSARHLGIGDYFRLYIGDDLVVRKKPHPEMLERTLAETGIDPADAVMIGDAATDIAMGAAMGMDTIAVTWGAHSVQQLRAAGPTHIIDTAAELHRFA; translated from the coding sequence GTGGGCACAACATATCAGCTGTTCGTATTCGATTTCGACGGCACACTCGCCGATTCCGGTGAGTGTGTCGTCGCCTCTTTTGCCGGGTCGCTGGAGCGGAACGGGCTGCCACCGGTCGAGCCGCGCCGGATTGTCGAGAATATGGGTCGTTCCCTGCCCGAGGTATTCCGCGATCTGACCGGCGGTATCCACGACGACGCCCGCTACGAGCGATTGGTCGCCGATTACCGCGATCTCTATTGGAAATTCCTGCCGGAGAAGACCAGGGCATTTCCCGGTATCCGCGACGCGCTGGAGCAGGTGACCACCGCCGGTGCCGAATGTACGGTGGCCACGAGCAAGAACACCGAGTTCGCCGTGGTCTCGGCACGGCACCTCGGCATCGGCGACTACTTCCGGCTGTATATCGGCGACGACCTGGTGGTCCGCAAGAAGCCGCACCCGGAGATGCTGGAGCGCACGCTGGCGGAGACCGGCATCGACCCGGCCGATGCCGTGATGATCGGCGACGCCGCCACCGATATCGCGATGGGCGCGGCCATGGGCATGGATACCATTGCCGTCACCTGGGGCGCGCATTCGGTGCAGCAATTGCGGGCCGCCGGGCCGACTCACATTATCGACACCGCGGCGGAATTGCATCGATTCGCCTGA
- a CDS encoding alpha-mannosidase: MHDDRKLVEDRIFRILVERIRPAVYPESVPARIEVWHAPGEPVPVAEGLSAQYREATVGQMWGPPWATMWCRVTGEVPAAWAGRTVEAVIDLGFDASMAGFQCEGMVYAPDGTVIKGLSPRNSWVRIGAPAAGGERVELYVEAAANPTIFGGTAGAAMFRPTHLGHRDTAGDAPLYRISRVALAVYDTEVADLGADIQVAVQLMRELPETGSRRWEILRAVERALDALDVHDVPGTAAAARAELADTLARPAHASAHRISAVGHAHIDSAWLWPTRETVRKVTRTVANVVDLLEHNPDFVFAMSQAQQLAWVKERAPELFARVAAQVAAGRFVPVGGMWVESDTNLPGGEALARQFVHGKRFFLDEFGLETEEVWLPDSFGYTAALPQLVAQSGSRWFLTQKICWNQINKFPHHTFWWEGLDGTRVFTHFPPVDTYNSELTGAELAHAERNFAEKGGATRSMVPFGYGDGGGGPTREMLARAARLRDLEGSPRVAVEAPAEFFRKAEAEYPHAPVWSGELYLELHRGTYTSQARTKQGNRRSEHLLREAELWAATAAVRHGAEYPYDELDRIWKTVLLNQFHDILPGSSIAWVHREAERDYAEIAVRLTEIIDAAQRRLAGAGADTVVFNAAPHARDGVAGLGAAAAAQPSGDPVLAEPADGGFVLANGVLRVVVDGNGLLRSVYDLAAGREAIAPGSSGNLLQLHPDVPNNWDAWDVDRHYRNTVTDLTAADKVVLESTGPDRAAVTVVRTFGLSTVRQRLTVRAGERAIEIDTEVDWHETEKFLKLAFGLDVAAERSAAEIQFGHVHRPTHVNTSWEAARFEICAHRWMLLAESGYGVALANDSTYGHDVARIPLDGGGFGTLLRASLLRAPRFPDPDTDHGVHRFRHALIPGADVAAAVCEGYRINLPVREVAGANAVAPLLTVDNPAVVIESVKLADDRSGDVVVRLYEAHGGRARARLTAGFPLAAARSTDLLEREWARTEHYGVGGSDIEMALRPFEIRTLRLSIG; encoded by the coding sequence ATGCACGATGATCGGAAGTTGGTCGAGGACCGCATCTTCCGGATCCTGGTGGAGCGGATCCGGCCCGCGGTGTATCCCGAGTCGGTACCCGCCCGGATCGAGGTGTGGCACGCCCCCGGCGAACCGGTGCCGGTGGCCGAGGGCCTGTCCGCGCAGTACCGCGAGGCCACGGTGGGTCAGATGTGGGGGCCGCCGTGGGCGACCATGTGGTGCCGGGTCACCGGCGAGGTGCCCGCCGCCTGGGCCGGGCGCACCGTGGAGGCGGTCATCGACCTCGGCTTCGACGCCAGCATGGCCGGATTCCAGTGCGAGGGAATGGTTTACGCGCCCGACGGCACGGTGATCAAGGGGCTCAGCCCGCGCAATTCCTGGGTGCGGATCGGCGCGCCCGCCGCGGGCGGCGAGCGGGTCGAGCTCTACGTGGAGGCGGCCGCCAACCCGACCATCTTCGGCGGCACCGCCGGGGCGGCGATGTTCCGGCCCACGCACCTGGGCCACCGCGACACCGCGGGCGACGCCCCGCTGTACCGGATCTCGCGGGTCGCGCTGGCCGTGTACGACACCGAGGTGGCCGACCTCGGCGCCGACATCCAGGTGGCGGTGCAGCTGATGCGGGAGCTGCCCGAAACCGGTTCGCGCCGCTGGGAGATCCTGCGCGCGGTGGAGCGCGCGCTCGACGCGCTGGACGTGCACGACGTGCCCGGCACCGCCGCCGCGGCGCGCGCCGAACTCGCCGACACGCTGGCGCGCCCGGCGCACGCCAGCGCGCACCGGATCTCGGCGGTGGGGCACGCGCACATCGACTCCGCGTGGCTGTGGCCCACCCGGGAGACCGTCCGCAAGGTCACCCGCACTGTCGCCAATGTCGTCGATCTGCTGGAGCACAACCCGGATTTCGTCTTCGCGATGTCGCAGGCCCAGCAGTTGGCGTGGGTGAAGGAGCGCGCGCCGGAACTGTTCGCGCGGGTCGCCGCGCAGGTGGCGGCGGGCCGGTTCGTCCCGGTCGGCGGGATGTGGGTGGAGTCGGACACCAATCTGCCCGGCGGCGAGGCGCTGGCCCGGCAGTTCGTGCACGGAAAGCGTTTCTTCCTGGACGAATTCGGCCTGGAGACCGAGGAGGTCTGGCTGCCGGACTCCTTCGGCTACACCGCGGCCCTGCCGCAGCTGGTCGCGCAGTCCGGATCGCGCTGGTTTCTCACCCAGAAGATCTGCTGGAACCAGATCAACAAGTTCCCGCACCACACGTTCTGGTGGGAGGGATTGGACGGCACCCGGGTTTTCACGCATTTCCCGCCGGTCGACACCTACAACAGCGAATTGACCGGCGCCGAATTGGCGCACGCGGAACGCAATTTCGCCGAGAAGGGCGGCGCCACCCGGTCGATGGTGCCGTTCGGATACGGCGACGGCGGCGGCGGACCGACCCGGGAAATGCTCGCCCGCGCCGCGCGGCTGCGCGATCTCGAGGGCTCGCCGCGGGTGGCCGTCGAGGCTCCGGCGGAATTCTTCCGCAAGGCCGAGGCGGAATATCCGCACGCGCCGGTGTGGTCCGGCGAGTTGTATCTGGAATTGCACCGCGGCACCTACACCAGCCAGGCGCGCACGAAGCAGGGCAATCGCCGCAGCGAGCATCTGCTGCGCGAGGCCGAGCTGTGGGCGGCCACCGCCGCGGTGCGCCACGGCGCCGAGTACCCGTACGACGAGCTGGACCGGATCTGGAAAACGGTGCTGCTCAACCAGTTCCACGACATCCTGCCCGGCAGCTCGATCGCCTGGGTGCACCGCGAGGCCGAACGCGACTACGCCGAGATCGCGGTGCGGCTGACCGAGATCATCGACGCGGCCCAGCGGCGGCTCGCGGGCGCGGGCGCGGACACCGTGGTGTTCAACGCCGCCCCGCACGCGCGCGACGGGGTGGCGGGCCTGGGCGCGGCCGCCGCGGCGCAACCCTCCGGCGACCCGGTCCTCGCCGAACCCGCCGACGGCGGATTCGTGCTGGCCAACGGGGTGCTGCGGGTCGTCGTCGACGGCAACGGGCTGCTGCGCTCGGTGTACGACCTCGCGGCGGGGCGGGAGGCGATCGCGCCCGGCTCGTCGGGCAACCTGCTGCAACTGCATCCGGACGTGCCGAACAACTGGGACGCCTGGGACGTCGACCGCCACTACCGCAATACGGTCACCGATCTCACCGCCGCCGACAAGGTCGTGCTCGAGTCCACCGGCCCCGACCGGGCCGCGGTCACGGTGGTGCGCACCTTCGGGCTCTCGACGGTGCGCCAGCGGCTGACCGTGCGGGCGGGGGAGCGGGCGATCGAGATCGACACCGAGGTCGACTGGCACGAGACGGAGAAGTTCCTGAAGCTCGCCTTCGGGCTGGACGTCGCCGCGGAGCGGTCGGCGGCGGAGATCCAGTTCGGGCACGTGCACCGCCCTACCCACGTCAATACCAGTTGGGAGGCGGCCCGATTCGAGATCTGCGCGCACCGCTGGATGCTGCTGGCCGAATCGGGGTACGGTGTCGCGCTGGCCAACGACTCCACCTACGGTCACGACGTGGCCCGAATCCCGCTGGACGGCGGCGGATTCGGCACGCTGCTGCGCGCGTCGCTGCTGCGCGCGCCGCGGTTCCCGGACCCGGACACCGACCACGGCGTGCACCGCTTCCGGCACGCCCTTATCCCCGGCGCCGACGTGGCCGCCGCGGTCTGCGAGGGCTACCGGATCAACCTGCCGGTCCGGGAGGTCGCGGGCGCGAACGCGGTGGCGCCCCTGCTGACGGTGGACAATCCGGCCGTGGTGATCGAGTCGGTGAAACTGGCCGACGATCGGTCCGGGGACGTCGTGGTGCGCCTGTACGAGGCACACGGCGGCCGCGCGCGGGCCCGGCTGACCGCGGGTTTCCCGCTCGCCGCCGCCCGCTCCACCGACCTGCTGGAGCGGGAGTGGGCGCGGACCGAGCACTATGGGGTGGGCGGCTCCGATATCGAAATGGCATTGCGCCCCTTCGAAATCCGTACGCTCCGGCTTTCGATCGGATAA
- a CDS encoding helix-turn-helix transcriptional regulator — protein MLAERENEIRLLNDLLDDSAHGNGKVAIVRGPVATGKTELLSTLARLATERGHVVLRASASVFERHLPFSTLGQALNPTWEPGELVTLESAADKLFQLAATTPIVIAVDNAQHIDADSLSCLCYLAERVGFHRMLIAMAESSSVFADDPYRGALRRHLNARKISLGALSERGIARVLGRELGAAAEQFAPECYHLTGGNPLLVRALVEDAAAGTGSAFPGAAVKRLVPGDAFVTAVGACLHSCDSQVMEVARALAILHEDGSAQLVARLANAEPDVVERSLGVLESAGLAHNGTLRHPAIRRAVLSAIDRPTRNELRTRAVRLLLDYGTTAVVARHLALVPEQLGPWAVPILCDAADEMLAVDETHSAIDYLSLARNATDDEPQRTEITMLLAALRWGTDPAGVRRHLVPLYNAFVGGQLKPELVETVVKNLTSLGYRANAKEMLDKLFVVDGSDDEPPLREAAMATTTELSSKEPRRNAMSALSEAEYRVASLAVLGYSNRQISRKLYITVSTVEQHLTRIYRKLNVSRRSDLPTDLVAVRDVG, from the coding sequence ATGCTCGCCGAGCGCGAGAACGAAATCCGTTTGCTGAACGACCTGCTGGACGACAGCGCACACGGCAATGGCAAGGTCGCGATCGTCAGGGGCCCGGTTGCCACGGGCAAGACCGAGCTGCTGTCCACCCTCGCGCGCCTGGCGACCGAGCGCGGACATGTCGTCCTGCGCGCGTCCGCCTCGGTGTTCGAGCGGCATCTTCCGTTCAGCACCCTCGGGCAGGCACTGAACCCGACCTGGGAACCGGGCGAACTGGTCACCCTGGAGTCGGCCGCCGACAAGCTGTTTCAGCTGGCCGCGACGACGCCGATCGTCATCGCGGTGGACAACGCCCAGCACATCGACGCCGATTCGCTGAGCTGCCTGTGCTACCTGGCCGAACGAGTCGGCTTCCATCGCATGCTCATCGCGATGGCCGAATCCAGCAGCGTATTCGCCGACGATCCCTACCGCGGCGCGCTGCGCAGGCACCTGAATGCCCGGAAAATCAGCCTGGGCGCACTGTCGGAGCGCGGGATCGCCCGGGTGCTCGGCCGCGAACTCGGCGCCGCCGCCGAACAATTCGCACCCGAGTGCTATCACCTGACCGGCGGTAATCCCTTGCTCGTCCGTGCCCTCGTCGAGGACGCCGCGGCCGGAACGGGCAGCGCTTTCCCGGGCGCCGCGGTAAAACGCCTGGTTCCGGGCGACGCATTCGTCACCGCGGTCGGCGCGTGCCTGCATTCCTGCGATTCTCAGGTCATGGAGGTGGCGCGGGCGCTGGCCATTCTGCACGAGGACGGTTCCGCCCAACTCGTGGCCCGGCTCGCGAATGCCGAACCCGATGTCGTCGAGCGATCGCTGGGCGTTCTGGAATCCGCGGGATTGGCACACAACGGCACCCTGCGGCACCCGGCGATCCGCCGGGCCGTATTGAGCGCCATCGACCGCCCGACCCGCAACGAATTGCGCACCCGCGCGGTTCGATTGCTGCTCGACTACGGCACGACGGCGGTCGTCGCCCGGCATCTGGCACTGGTTCCCGAACAGCTCGGACCCTGGGCCGTTCCCATTCTCTGCGATGCCGCCGACGAGATGCTGGCGGTGGACGAGACGCATTCCGCGATCGATTATCTGAGCCTGGCGCGAAATGCGACCGACGACGAACCGCAGCGCACGGAGATCACCATGCTGCTGGCCGCGCTGCGGTGGGGTACCGACCCCGCGGGCGTGCGCCGACATCTGGTGCCGCTGTACAACGCTTTCGTCGGCGGGCAGCTGAAGCCCGAGCTGGTCGAGACGGTGGTCAAGAATCTGACCTCGCTCGGCTACCGCGCGAATGCCAAGGAAATGCTCGACAAGCTGTTCGTGGTCGACGGGAGCGACGACGAACCGCCGCTGCGCGAGGCCGCCATGGCCACGACGACGGAGTTGTCGTCGAAGGAACCGCGACGCAATGCGATGTCCGCCCTCAGCGAGGCCGAATATCGGGTCGCCTCCCTGGCCGTGCTCGGCTATTCGAATCGCCAGATATCGCGTAAGTTGTATATCACTGTGAGTACTGTCGAACAGCATCTGACGCGGATATACCGCAAGCTCAATGTCAGCCGCCGTTCCGACTTGCCGACGGACCTGGTCGCCGTCAGGGACGTCGGCTAA
- a CDS encoding VC0807 family protein, translating into MTTTQTSPAPPQQSGRRMLLELLTDLVLPTVLYYVLRSTGMGMYLSLLISAAIPAAIAVVRLIRNRRVDGVALYAVTVMVLGAVVSLIAGSPRFMLAREGWLTGITGLWFLVSVRFGRRPLAFLYSRPVLERRLTRRGVPGDWEQLWEQLPGFRRIWRVATVLWGLALLGDAVVRVLMAYSLPVDTVPALSTPMYTVTSVVLLIVTNTYYRFAGLFDGGSALYASFRGSGGLPAAAGVTGRR; encoded by the coding sequence ATGACCACCACGCAGACCAGCCCCGCGCCCCCGCAGCAGTCGGGGCGGCGCATGCTCCTCGAGCTGCTGACCGACCTCGTCCTGCCGACCGTCCTCTACTACGTGCTGCGCAGCACCGGGATGGGCATGTACCTGAGCCTGTTGATCTCGGCCGCCATTCCGGCCGCGATCGCCGTGGTGCGGCTCATCCGCAACCGCCGCGTCGACGGCGTGGCGCTGTACGCGGTGACGGTCATGGTGCTCGGCGCGGTGGTGTCGCTGATCGCCGGGAGCCCGCGCTTCATGCTCGCCCGCGAGGGCTGGCTGACCGGCATCACCGGCCTGTGGTTCCTGGTCTCGGTGCGCTTCGGGCGCAGGCCGCTGGCCTTCCTCTACAGCCGCCCGGTGCTGGAGCGGCGGCTGACCCGCCGCGGCGTCCCGGGCGACTGGGAGCAGCTGTGGGAGCAGCTGCCGGGCTTCCGCCGGATCTGGCGCGTGGCCACCGTGCTGTGGGGGCTGGCGCTGCTGGGCGACGCGGTCGTGCGCGTGCTCATGGCCTACAGCCTGCCGGTCGACACGGTGCCCGCGCTCAGCACGCCGATGTACACGGTGACCTCGGTCGTGCTGCTGATCGTCACCAATACCTACTACCGGTTCGCCGGGCTGTTCGACGGCGGCTCGGCGCTGTACGCGTCGTTCCGAGGTTCGGGCGGCCTGCCCGCCGCGGCCGGGGTCACGGGTAGGCGCTGA
- the ccrA gene encoding crotonyl-CoA carboxylase/reductase: MDELSAAVVSGASSDVLERIPVPTEYTAAHLRIEDVDMFRGVADKDVRRSIHVDKVPMPELAPDEVLIAVMAAAMNYNTIWSATFEPLPTFNFLRYYAKQGGWAARHDQPHHVLGSDAAGVIVRVGSGVRNWKVGDHVAVATAHVDDQEPLTHADGMLGAEQRAWGFETNFGGLADYAVVRASQLLPKAAHLSWEEAACNPLCAGTAYRMLISEHGANMRQGDVVLIWGAAGGLGGYAVQFVRNGGGIPIGIVSSDRKAEIARKLGCELVIDRREIGEISPDPETTVAAGRQLGKIIRREIGEDPNIVFEHVGRQTFGVSVFVARRGGVIVTCGSSTGYEHTFDNRYLWMRLKRIIGSHGANLYEQYQTNRLIERGRIMPMLSAIYPLRESGEAARTIQRNEHLGKVGVLCLAPDPGLGVTNPSLRTEIGTDRLTPLLNA, encoded by the coding sequence ATGGACGAACTCTCCGCCGCCGTCGTCTCGGGGGCGTCTTCCGATGTGCTGGAACGCATTCCGGTGCCCACCGAATACACGGCGGCGCATCTGCGGATCGAGGATGTCGACATGTTCCGCGGCGTCGCGGACAAGGACGTCCGCCGGTCGATCCACGTCGACAAGGTGCCGATGCCGGAGCTGGCCCCGGACGAGGTGCTGATCGCCGTGATGGCGGCGGCGATGAACTACAACACGATCTGGTCGGCCACCTTCGAGCCGCTGCCCACCTTCAATTTCCTGCGCTACTACGCCAAGCAGGGCGGCTGGGCCGCCCGCCACGATCAGCCCCATCACGTTCTCGGTTCGGACGCGGCCGGGGTGATCGTGCGCGTGGGCAGCGGCGTGCGGAACTGGAAGGTCGGCGACCACGTGGCCGTGGCGACCGCCCACGTCGACGACCAGGAGCCGCTCACCCACGCCGACGGCATGCTCGGCGCCGAGCAGCGGGCGTGGGGTTTCGAGACCAACTTCGGCGGCCTGGCCGATTACGCCGTCGTCCGGGCGAGCCAGCTGCTGCCCAAGGCCGCGCACCTGAGCTGGGAGGAGGCGGCGTGCAATCCGCTGTGCGCCGGCACCGCCTACCGGATGCTGATCAGCGAGCACGGCGCCAATATGCGCCAGGGCGACGTGGTGCTCATCTGGGGCGCGGCCGGCGGCCTGGGCGGGTACGCGGTGCAGTTCGTGCGCAACGGCGGCGGCATCCCGATCGGCATCGTCAGCTCCGACCGCAAGGCGGAGATCGCCCGAAAGCTGGGCTGCGAGTTGGTGATCGACCGGCGCGAGATCGGTGAGATCTCCCCCGACCCGGAGACCACGGTGGCGGCGGGTCGGCAGCTGGGCAAGATCATCCGGCGCGAGATCGGCGAGGACCCCAATATCGTCTTCGAGCACGTCGGGCGGCAGACCTTCGGCGTCTCGGTATTCGTGGCCCGGCGCGGCGGCGTCATCGTCACCTGCGGCTCCAGCACCGGCTACGAGCACACCTTCGACAACCGCTACCTGTGGATGCGCCTGAAGCGAATCATCGGCAGCCACGGCGCCAACCTGTACGAGCAGTACCAGACCAACCGCCTCATCGAGCGCGGCCGCATCATGCCCATGCTCTCCGCGATCTACCCCCTGCGGGAGTCCGGCGAGGCCGCCCGCACCATTCAACGCAACGAACACCTCGGCAAGGTCGGCGTCCTGTGCCTGGCCCCCGACCCCGGTCTCGGCGTCACCAACCCGAGCCTGCGCACCGAGATCGGCACCGACCGCCTCACCCCGCTGCTGAACGCCTGA
- a CDS encoding cupin domain-containing protein yields the protein MFIDWEKMPRTRSPRAKDSRRIASGQNMSFVRIEIEPTAEFTGQTHHHPHEQWVVVLGGEVRMSVAGEEVGLSTGDVLYIPIEAPHAPLGVGPAGATYLEIFSPPRMDLLPGSIVPAV from the coding sequence GTGTTCATCGATTGGGAAAAGATGCCGCGCACGCGGAGTCCGCGCGCGAAGGACAGCAGGCGGATCGCGAGCGGGCAGAATATGTCCTTCGTGCGGATCGAGATAGAGCCGACCGCGGAATTCACCGGGCAGACGCACCACCACCCGCACGAACAATGGGTGGTGGTGCTCGGTGGCGAGGTCCGGATGTCGGTGGCGGGGGAGGAGGTCGGGCTGTCGACCGGCGACGTGCTCTACATCCCCATCGAGGCTCCCCACGCGCCGCTGGGTGTCGGCCCGGCGGGAGCGACGTACCTGGAGATCTTCTCGCCGCCGCGGATGGATCTGCTGCCGGGCAGCATCGTCCCGGCGGTCTGA
- a CDS encoding TetR/AcrR family transcriptional regulator: MTATARRAQIVAATIETIAELGYGQASFARIAERAELSSTRLISYHFSGKDELMRAVIADVSTEIRAFMSERLRDLPDQRSALLTYIRSRVEFIAARRTQMDALMSIFLEFRGTDDERSYDSANERRTLSYVQDILEAGQRSGEFRKFDTFVMASTIERAIDGLPFLLRTAPDLDLSSYAAELTTLFDLATTGSTP, translated from the coding sequence GTGACGGCAACCGCACGCCGCGCCCAGATCGTGGCCGCGACCATCGAGACGATCGCCGAACTCGGTTACGGGCAGGCATCGTTCGCGCGGATCGCGGAACGGGCCGAGCTCAGCAGCACCCGGCTCATCTCGTATCACTTCTCCGGCAAGGACGAGCTGATGCGCGCGGTCATCGCGGACGTGTCCACCGAGATCCGCGCCTTCATGTCCGAGCGCCTGCGGGACCTGCCCGACCAGCGCAGCGCCCTGCTCACCTACATCCGCAGCCGGGTCGAGTTCATCGCGGCCCGCCGCACCCAGATGGACGCGCTGATGTCGATCTTCCTCGAGTTCCGGGGCACCGACGACGAGCGCAGCTACGACAGCGCCAACGAACGGCGCACCCTCTCCTACGTGCAGGACATCCTGGAGGCCGGGCAGCGTTCCGGCGAATTCCGCAAGTTCGACACCTTCGTGATGGCCTCGACCATCGAGCGGGCGATCGACGGCCTGCCGTTCCTGCTCCGCACCGCGCCGGACCTCGACCTGAGCTCGTACGCGGCGGAGCTGACCACCCTGTTCGACCTCGCCACCACCGGGAGTACCCCATGA